The DNA sequence CTGCGTCGTGCGGCCGCCACCAGGTCGGCGTAGAAGCCCCCGGGCGCGCCGGGCGGGAGGCTGCCCGACCCGACGATCGCGGTGGCCGGCACGGCGAGGCGTTCGACCGCCTCCCGCAGCGCGGTCCACTCGGCGGCGGACAGGGCGGCGCCCGTCTCGTTGAAGATCGTGGCTACTCCGGAGGCCTCGTCCACGATGGCCACGCTGCTGCGCGTCGGCGCGGCCACCGGGATCAGCTCGGACGGGAGGCCGGTCGCCTCCAGGTCGTCGGCCAGGCGCAGCCCGGATGCGCCGCCGGCGGTGGTCAGCGCGAACGCGGGGCCGCCGGTCTGCGCGATCACGCGTGCGACGTTGAGGCCCTTGCCGCCCGCGCGTGCGGCGGGGGGCGCGACCCGGTGGGTCTCGCCCGGCTCCAGTGCGGCGACCCGGTAGGTGAGGTCGATCGCGGGATTGGGGGTGACGGTGAGGATCATCGGACGGCCTTCAGCGCGTCGGCCTCGGCCGGGGCCAGGATCTCCCGTGCCCGCAGGGCCGCGCCGATCACGCCGGCGTTCTCGCCGATGCGCGCCGGGATCAATTGCGGCCGCCGGTGGAAGGTGAGGATGTCGTCCAGGCGCCGGGCCAGCGGCAGGAACAGCTCGTCGCCGGCCTGCGCCAGGCCGCCGCCGATCACGACCGCCTCCGGCGCGAGCAGGGCGACGGTGTGCGAGAGGTCGAGCGCGAGGGCGTCGAGGGCGGAGTCCCAGATCGTCTGCGCGGCCGGGTCGCCGGTGCGCGCCCGCGCCAGCACCTCCCGCGACCCCGCGACGGGGACGCCGCTGATCGCGGTGTACCGGCGGGCGATCGCCGCGGCAGAGGCCACGGCCTCCAGACAGCCGCGACCGCCGCACGCGCACTCCGGGCCGTCCGCGACGCGGGAGTGGCCCATCTCGCCGGCCATGCCGCCGCCGGTGAACAGCGTGCCGTCGATGAAGATGGCTCCGGCGATCCCGGTGCCGATCGCCATCACGACGACATCGCGGAACCTCGCCGCGGCGCCGAGCCGGTACTCGGCCTCGCCCGCGGCGCGCACGTCGTGGCTGAACGACACCGGCATCCCGTACGCCTCCGCCGCGCGGTCGCGGAACGGGAAGTCGCGCCAGCCGAGGTTCTCCGAGAACACGCCGACGCCGGTCTCCTCGTCCACGTGGCCCGGGACGACGAGTCCCGCCGCCGCCGGGACGACGTCGGGGTGCGCGCGCCGGAACGCGGCGGCGAGCTCCGCGGTCGCGGCCACCACGGCCTCGCCGGTGCGCTCGCCGTCGAGCGGCGTGGGGCGCCGGATCAGGTCGACGATGCGGCCGGCCGAGTCCACGAGCGCGGCCTTGAGGTCGGTGCCGCCCACGTCGAAGGCGAGCACCGCGGCTCCGGGGCCGAGGCCGTCGCCGGCTCCGGGCCCGTCGTGCGGGGCGGCCTGCGTGTTCACGGGGTCAGGATGACGGAGCGGGTCAGGTTGCGGGGACGGTCGGGGTCGAGCCCGGCGCGGCGTGCGCGCTCCAAGGCGACGCGCTGCGCGCGGACCAGGTCGGCGAGGCCGTCGATGGGCGCGTCCTCGTACCGTGCGCCGGTGGCCGCGACGTCCTGGGCGAGCCCGGCGGGGGCGTCGCCCAGCATCCAGGTGACGCGGCCGGGAGCGGCGATCGCGATGGGCCCGTGCCGGTACTCCTTCGCCGGGTACGACTCGGTCCAGGACTGGGAGGCCTCGCGCATCTTGAGCGCGGCCTCGTGGGCCAGGCCGACGGTCCAGCCGGCGCCGAGGAAGCTGTACTGGTCGGCCGAGACGAGAGCGTCGTCCAGGTCCTCGTCGATCACCGCGGCGGCCTGCTCGACGGCGGCGCCGAGGTCGTGACCGAGGGAGGCGCGCATCAGCGCGAGCGCCGTCGTCGCGAAGCGGGTCTGGACGACCGAGGTCTCGTCGGCGAAGGGCAGCAGGATCGTGTCGTCCGCCAGGTCGGGGAGGGGAGTCCCTGGAGCCCCGACCAGCGCGATCGTCCGCGGCCGACGTGGCCTGGTCCGGACAGCGTCGAGCAGCTCGATGACCTCCGTCGTCGTGCCGGAGCGGCTGATGGCGACGATCGCGTCGTAGTCGCGGTCGAGCACGGCCTCGGAGGCGGCGTACGCGTCGGTGAGGCCGTGACCGGCGGACTCGCGCAGCACCGCGTACGACTGCGCCATGAACCAGGACGTGCCGCAGCCGACGACCGCGATGCGCTGGCCGGACGCGGGGAGCAGCGCCTGCTCGTCGGTGAGTGCGGCCGCGCGGGCCCAGGTCTCCGGCTGCGAGCGCAGCTCGGCCTCCATGTGCGCTCCCGCGCGCGCTTCCGCGTGCGCTTCCGCGTGCGCTTCCTGGGGGATGTCTGTCACTGCTCGCTCCTGTCGGTCGGTTCGCGTGGCTGCC is a window from the Leifsonia shinshuensis genome containing:
- a CDS encoding 1-phosphofructokinase family hexose kinase, whose amino-acid sequence is MILTVTPNPAIDLTYRVAALEPGETHRVAPPAARAGGKGLNVARVIAQTGGPAFALTTAGGASGLRLADDLEATGLPSELIPVAAPTRSSVAIVDEASGVATIFNETGAALSAAEWTALREAVERLAVPATAIVGSGSLPPGAPGGFYADLVAAARRRGIPSVIDASGTPLLAAAEAGADVVKPNRRELAETVGSDDPVAGARVLLSAGAGLVLVSLGANGMLAVSADGVRSARLPRPLSGNATGAGDAAVAALATAVAAGTTDPAVLVRRATAWSAAAVVAPLAGELDPAYPDYEARLVTS
- a CDS encoding ROK family protein codes for the protein MLAFDVGGTDLKAALVDSAGRIVDLIRRPTPLDGERTGEAVVAATAELAAAFRRAHPDVVPAAAGLVVPGHVDEETGVGVFSENLGWRDFPFRDRAAEAYGMPVSFSHDVRAAGEAEYRLGAAARFRDVVVMAIGTGIAGAIFIDGTLFTGGGMAGEMGHSRVADGPECACGGRGCLEAVASAAAIARRYTAISGVPVAGSREVLARARTGDPAAQTIWDSALDALALDLSHTVALLAPEAVVIGGGLAQAGDELFLPLARRLDDILTFHRRPQLIPARIGENAGVIGAALRAREILAPAEADALKAVR
- a CDS encoding SIS domain-containing protein codes for the protein MEAELRSQPETWARAAALTDEQALLPASGQRIAVVGCGTSWFMAQSYAVLRESAGHGLTDAYAASEAVLDRDYDAIVAISRSGTTTEVIELLDAVRTRPRRPRTIALVGAPGTPLPDLADDTILLPFADETSVVQTRFATTALALMRASLGHDLGAAVEQAAAVIDEDLDDALVSADQYSFLGAGWTVGLAHEAALKMREASQSWTESYPAKEYRHGPIAIAAPGRVTWMLGDAPAGLAQDVAATGARYEDAPIDGLADLVRAQRVALERARRAGLDPDRPRNLTRSVILTP